The DNA window TGCCACCGGAAACGGAAATGTGGCAGGGGCCATTGAGGGAACCTGGACGGCGGCATCGGATCAGATTAAAACAGTCGTCAATAATGTGGTCTTTCCGGCCATCGACCTGGTTCTGGCCGTACTGTTTTTTGTCAAGGTGGGGACCGCCTATATGGACTACCGGAAACATGGGCAGATTGAGTGGGCTCCGGCAGCAATCCTGTTTGCCGGTCTGGTGTTTATGATTACAGCACCGCTCTATATCTGGCAGATTGTAGGAATCTAAATCGACAAATTGGGTGCCTGTGAATCCCGGCCAGACAGTAATAGATTGATGCAACAATCGAAAGGAAAAGAATGAAAACACTACGAGAATACATTGCGGAGTATGATCCATACCGGATGGATAATCCAAGATATGTTCCAGAGGATCAGGCAACGCTCCAGTACGCCAGGGTGTCTGTGATAGCCGATGACCGGTGGATTGGCGCTTCCCTGCAGCCGCGTCATTTAACCTGGGTGGAAGCAAGGGAAACAGACTTTGTGCAGGGGGTAGAAAATGATTACCGCCATGCAGAAAAGCTGGAGCTGGTCGTTGAGTGCTATGAGCATAAAGGGGAAGGCAGAGAAAAAAGAGCACTAAGGGGAGCGGAATTTTCCCTGTTCTGTATGGGG is part of the [Clostridium] symbiosum genome and encodes:
- a CDS encoding DUF3852 domain-containing protein gives rise to the protein MRRVKWMVLFFMTAIFICAFGMTAFATGNGNVAGAIEGTWTAASDQIKTVVNNVVFPAIDLVLAVLFFVKVGTAYMDYRKHGQIEWAPAAILFAGLVFMITAPLYIWQIVGI